One part of the Sphingobacterium sp. LZ7M1 genome encodes these proteins:
- a CDS encoding VOC family protein, with the protein MLELKGVHHIAIICRDYAVSKAFYTEVLGLTILQETYREARDSYKLDLALQGEYIIELFSFPNPADRPSYPEARGLRHLAFKVEDIEKQVEELNKEGIKTEPIRIDETSNKKFTFFTDPDGLPLELYEI; encoded by the coding sequence ATGCTAGAGCTTAAGGGCGTTCACCATATAGCCATTATCTGTAGGGACTATGCTGTTTCCAAGGCATTTTACACAGAAGTGTTAGGTTTGACCATTTTACAGGAAACCTATAGAGAGGCGCGAGATTCCTATAAATTGGATCTAGCCCTTCAGGGCGAATATATCATTGAATTGTTCTCATTTCCCAATCCTGCGGATAGGCCAAGTTATCCAGAGGCACGAGGACTGAGACATCTCGCTTTCAAGGTGGAGGATATAGAAAAACAGGTGGAAGAATTGAATAAGGAGGGGATAAAAACAGAGCCCATCCGTATTGATGAAACAAGCAATAAGAAATTTACTTTTTTCACCGATCCAGATGGGCTTCCTTTGGAGCTTTATGAAATTTAA
- the murF gene encoding UDP-N-acetylmuramoyl-tripeptide--D-alanyl-D-alanine ligase, producing MQIAQLYQIYKEFPKVCTDTRLISKDCLFFALKGDNFNGNSFADQALAAGAKYVIIDDSNFYKEDPAYILVDDVLSTLQDLARFHRKHLKMPFIGITGTNGKTTSKELLNSVLSQKFNSYATKGNLNNHIGVPLTILSLTEDIEIAIVEMGANHVGEIAFLCGISQPTHGFITNVGKAHLEGFGSFEGVMKAKGELYDFLRDHQGQIYVQGDNEYLMQMAADRGLQNVIHYGFSEGNDVQGGLVVADPYLTIFWNTNGEEDRQEVKTHLTGAYNIENMLAAVALGKTFGLSTEQINDGLANYVPQNNRSQITKTDKNTIIADYYNANASSMAAALGNLDVIQADRKVAILGDMFEMGDQSEIEHRKVIEKAKSLKLDRLIFVGKAFYALKDDEASYFASTDELKKDLQEHPLEDFMILLKASRGMAFEKLMEVL from the coding sequence ATGCAAATAGCTCAACTCTACCAGATTTATAAAGAATTCCCAAAAGTTTGTACAGACACCCGTCTTATCAGCAAGGACTGTCTGTTTTTTGCGCTGAAGGGCGACAACTTCAATGGCAATAGTTTTGCGGACCAAGCCTTGGCTGCTGGCGCAAAATACGTGATCATTGATGACAGCAATTTTTACAAGGAAGATCCGGCCTATATCTTGGTAGATGATGTATTGAGCACCTTGCAGGATTTAGCGAGGTTCCACAGGAAACATTTAAAAATGCCATTCATCGGCATCACAGGTACCAACGGCAAGACAACGAGCAAGGAACTGTTGAACAGTGTCCTTTCGCAGAAATTCAACAGCTATGCCACAAAGGGCAACCTGAACAACCATATCGGTGTGCCTTTGACCATCCTTTCGCTTACTGAAGATATTGAAATCGCCATCGTGGAGATGGGAGCAAACCATGTGGGTGAAATCGCCTTTTTATGTGGGATTTCCCAACCTACCCATGGTTTCATTACCAATGTCGGCAAAGCGCACCTGGAAGGATTCGGCTCATTCGAAGGAGTCATGAAAGCCAAAGGTGAACTCTATGATTTTCTTCGCGACCATCAGGGCCAGATCTACGTTCAGGGCGATAATGAATACCTGATGCAGATGGCCGCAGACAGAGGCCTTCAGAACGTCATCCACTATGGTTTTTCCGAAGGGAATGATGTTCAGGGTGGTTTGGTCGTTGCCGACCCTTACCTGACCATATTTTGGAACACGAATGGGGAAGAGGATAGACAGGAAGTAAAGACACATCTGACCGGAGCCTACAATATAGAGAACATGCTGGCCGCTGTGGCACTTGGAAAAACCTTTGGGTTGAGTACCGAACAGATCAATGATGGCTTGGCAAACTACGTTCCACAGAACAACCGTTCGCAAATTACCAAAACAGACAAGAATACCATCATTGCAGATTATTACAATGCAAATGCCAGCAGCATGGCTGCAGCATTGGGCAATCTGGATGTTATCCAGGCTGACCGTAAAGTTGCAATCTTAGGTGACATGTTTGAAATGGGAGATCAGAGTGAAATCGAACACCGAAAGGTAATCGAAAAGGCAAAGAGTCTGAAATTAGATCGTTTGATCTTTGTCGGCAAGGCCTTTTATGCTTTGAAGGATGACGAAGCGAGTTACTTTGCTAGCACAGATGAGCTGAAAAAAGATCTTCAGGAACATCCTTTGGAAGACTTTATGATCCTGTTGAAGGCATCAAGAGGTATGGCCTTTGAAAAATTAATGGAGGTACTCTAA
- the pafA gene encoding alkaline phosphatase PafA — protein MYRKLSISMLFLCFCTLLSAQVERPKLVVGLMVDQMRWDYLYRFADRYGNDGFKRLLRYGFSCENAMINYVPTFTAIGHSSVYTGSVPSIHGIAGNDWIEQQTGTSMYCTQDDAVEGVGTAEKEGKQSPRNLLASTVTDQLKLATNFHSKVIGIAIKDRGGILPAGHFADAAYWFEAKSGDWISSTYYMEKLPQWVDGFNKQKLADKYLKQDWNTLYPIDTYKTNSIDDDNVYEGKWAGEETAAFPRKTSLLMKDAGYELIKSTPYGNTLTLDFAKEAIKNEKLGKNPQNATDFLAVSLSATDYVGHRYSLSSVEIEDIYLRLDQELAKFFKYLDETVGKGNYTFFLTADHAASYNSRYFMDMRGNGGYFFSRQLQRNMNDELKEEFGKDNLIISLMNYQVHLNYAEIENSKLDEEKIKKSIIKMLRHEDGVAYVVDMEGGENMMVPTEIREKIINGYNRKRSGAIQIITEPQWYDGTPRSTGTTHGTWTPYDSHIPLVFMGWGITPGKTNKVVHITDIAPTLSSLLHVMEPNGSIGQPIVDVLQK, from the coding sequence ATGTATAGAAAGTTAAGTATTTCTATGTTGTTCTTATGCTTCTGCACCCTGCTTTCGGCACAGGTGGAGCGGCCGAAGTTAGTGGTAGGCCTGATGGTGGACCAAATGCGTTGGGATTATCTGTACCGTTTTGCGGATCGATACGGGAATGATGGTTTCAAGCGCTTGCTACGTTATGGTTTTTCATGTGAAAATGCCATGATCAACTATGTCCCGACCTTCACGGCTATCGGTCATAGTTCGGTTTATACTGGAAGTGTGCCTTCCATTCACGGCATTGCAGGAAATGACTGGATAGAACAACAAACAGGTACTTCCATGTATTGTACCCAAGATGATGCGGTAGAAGGTGTGGGAACAGCGGAAAAAGAAGGTAAACAGTCTCCTAGAAACTTGTTGGCTTCTACAGTTACGGATCAATTGAAATTAGCGACCAATTTTCATTCTAAGGTAATCGGTATTGCGATCAAGGATAGGGGCGGAATCCTACCTGCTGGTCACTTTGCCGATGCTGCTTATTGGTTTGAAGCTAAGTCCGGAGATTGGATCAGCTCAACCTATTACATGGAAAAACTTCCTCAGTGGGTAGACGGCTTTAATAAACAAAAGCTTGCTGATAAATACCTGAAACAAGATTGGAACACTTTATATCCTATCGATACTTACAAAACCAATAGCATCGATGATGATAATGTATATGAAGGGAAGTGGGCTGGCGAAGAAACGGCAGCTTTCCCAAGAAAGACTTCTTTGTTGATGAAGGATGCCGGTTATGAATTGATCAAATCTACCCCATACGGAAATACCCTTACCCTAGATTTTGCGAAGGAAGCCATCAAAAATGAGAAGCTTGGTAAAAACCCTCAGAATGCTACAGATTTTCTTGCAGTAAGTCTATCTGCTACGGATTATGTCGGTCACCGTTATTCGCTATCTTCTGTGGAAATCGAAGATATTTACCTTCGTCTAGATCAAGAATTGGCAAAATTCTTTAAATACCTGGATGAAACCGTAGGTAAAGGTAATTATACATTTTTCTTGACAGCAGACCATGCTGCTTCCTATAACTCTCGTTATTTCATGGATATGCGCGGTAATGGTGGTTATTTCTTTTCGAGACAATTGCAAAGAAATATGAACGATGAGCTGAAAGAGGAATTTGGAAAGGACAATTTGATCATCAGTTTAATGAACTACCAAGTTCACTTGAACTATGCTGAAATCGAAAACTCAAAGTTGGATGAGGAGAAAATCAAGAAATCCATCATCAAGATGCTGAGACATGAAGACGGTGTGGCATATGTCGTGGACATGGAAGGCGGAGAAAACATGATGGTACCTACCGAAATCCGCGAAAAAATCATCAATGGATATAACCGCAAACGTAGTGGTGCCATTCAGATCATCACCGAACCGCAATGGTATGACGGTACGCCTCGCTCTACGGGAACTACCCATGGTACATGGACCCCTTACGACTCGCATATACCATTGGTGTTTATGGGCTGGGGTATCACACCAGGCAAGACCAATAAAGTCGTTCACATTACGGATATTGCGCCTACACTGTCCTCTTTGCTTCATGTTATGGAGCCCAATGGGTCTATCGGCCAGCCGATTGTAGACGTATTGCAGAAATAG
- a CDS encoding Rrf2 family transcriptional regulator translates to MLSKKTKYAIKALMVLGRNYGKEPMQIGKIAEEECIPKKFLEQILLEMRNAGILYSKKGAGGGYSLNKAPEDIYLSQVMRLIDGPIALLPCVSLNFYRSCEECVEEHACGIRDTFIEVRNAMLQILNDTSISNLINKEKELNLEVGKD, encoded by the coding sequence ATGCTATCGAAGAAAACGAAATACGCGATAAAAGCCCTAATGGTATTAGGCAGAAACTATGGGAAAGAACCCATGCAGATCGGCAAGATTGCTGAAGAAGAATGTATCCCCAAAAAGTTCCTAGAACAGATCTTGTTGGAAATGCGTAACGCAGGTATTCTTTATTCCAAAAAAGGTGCAGGTGGTGGCTACAGCTTGAACAAAGCTCCTGAAGACATCTACCTATCGCAGGTCATGCGCCTTATCGATGGTCCCATTGCCCTATTGCCATGTGTCAGCTTGAATTTCTATCGTTCTTGTGAAGAATGTGTGGAAGAACATGCCTGCGGCATCAGAGATACCTTTATCGAAGTGAGAAATGCCATGCTGCAGATCTTAAATGATACCAGTATCTCGAATTTAATCAATAAAGAAAAGGAACTGAACCTAGAAGTAGGTAAGGATTAA
- the pfkA gene encoding 6-phosphofructokinase, which produces MSNINNIAVLTSGGDSPGMNAGIRAVIRTGIYHGKNMFGIRRGYDGMVQGDITPMDAKSVANIIQRGGTILKTARSDEFRTVEGRKQAYENLKKHNIDALVVIGGDGTFTGASKFIEEFDIPIIGMPGTIDNDLNGTDFTIGYDTAINTVVEAVDKIRDTAESHDRLFVVEVMGRDSGLIALRSGISTGAEAVLIPELEVDYDAIMKRLDKTRKNKSSRIIIVAEGDKEGGMVVAEKIQANFPAYDVRLSILGHIQRGGSPTCMDRVLASRLGVAAVEGLIEGRKAEMAGLICGNVQFTPFNKAIKHIDKVNENLTRIVEILSL; this is translated from the coding sequence ATGAGCAACATTAACAACATCGCAGTATTGACGTCCGGAGGAGACTCCCCCGGCATGAATGCAGGAATTCGTGCAGTTATCAGAACAGGAATCTATCACGGTAAAAATATGTTTGGTATCCGTAGAGGATATGACGGAATGGTACAAGGAGATATTACTCCAATGGACGCTAAATCCGTTGCCAACATTATCCAACGTGGTGGCACCATCCTTAAAACTGCAAGAAGCGATGAATTCCGTACCGTAGAGGGTAGGAAGCAAGCTTATGAAAACCTTAAGAAACATAATATCGACGCTTTGGTCGTAATTGGTGGTGACGGTACGTTTACCGGAGCTTCCAAATTTATCGAAGAGTTTGACATTCCGATCATCGGAATGCCCGGCACGATCGACAATGACCTAAATGGTACAGATTTTACCATCGGATATGACACAGCGATCAATACGGTGGTAGAGGCTGTCGATAAAATCAGAGATACAGCAGAATCCCATGACCGTCTATTTGTCGTAGAAGTAATGGGTAGGGACTCTGGACTGATCGCTTTGCGTTCAGGTATCAGTACAGGTGCCGAAGCGGTTCTAATCCCTGAGTTGGAGGTAGATTATGATGCGATCATGAAGCGCCTTGACAAAACCAGAAAAAACAAATCTTCCCGAATTATCATTGTTGCTGAAGGGGATAAAGAGGGTGGAATGGTCGTAGCAGAAAAGATCCAAGCGAACTTTCCTGCCTACGATGTACGTCTTTCGATCTTAGGCCACATCCAGCGTGGTGGTTCACCAACCTGTATGGACCGTGTATTGGCAAGCCGCTTAGGAGTTGCTGCCGTAGAGGGGCTTATTGAAGGCCGTAAGGCTGAAATGGCAGGCTTAATCTGCGGAAACGTCCAATTTACCCCGTTCAACAAGGCCATCAAGCATATCGATAAAGTAAACGAGAATCTTACTCGTATCGTAGAGATCCTATCTCTATAA